From Pusillibacter faecalis, one genomic window encodes:
- a CDS encoding ABC transporter ATP-binding protein, with the protein MKQQSPMLRLWELGEGQQGGLKRAVLSAVVGVLFGMLPYFAAAQIILGLLKGEESTQYYLIWCAVALVGFLLRATLYSLALSQSHKATFAILKSIREKVLEKLPKMPLGTILDTSSGQMKQVIVDQVESMERPLAHLLPEMTANVLGPVCILIYLFVLDWRMALLSLVSIPVGMAFMMAVMAGYGKQYESSVKTTQAMNSAIVEYIGGIEVIKAFNQGKQSYARFSDSVKANASYFYHWMKSCQMPVSLARAISPTTMITILPVGWLLYTGGSLPIETFITTIVLSLGIAGPLLAAMDFVDSLAKVGTIVGSVDAILNGAEQDHGETPAEFQGRDIQLSHVSFGYHADKEVLHDVSLTIPAGTMTAFVGPSGSGKSTIAKLIAGFWDVTSGSITLGGQDLRHIPLKQLYDQVAFVSQDNYLFDESIRENIRMGRPAATDAEVEAVAKAAGCDAFIRSLEHGYGTVVGGGGAHLSGGERQRIAIARAMLKDAPIVVLDEATAYIDPENEAVVQQAVGRLVAGKTVLVIAHRLSTITGADQIVVVNGGRIQDVGTHGELLKNCPLYQEMWRAHMGAKEGEQA; encoded by the coding sequence ATGAAACAACAAAGTCCCATGCTCCGTCTGTGGGAGCTGGGAGAGGGACAGCAGGGCGGCTTGAAGCGGGCGGTCCTGTCCGCTGTGGTGGGGGTACTGTTTGGGATGCTCCCTTACTTCGCCGCAGCGCAGATCATCCTGGGCCTGCTGAAAGGGGAGGAGAGTACACAATACTACCTGATATGGTGCGCAGTGGCGCTTGTGGGCTTTTTGCTCCGGGCCACCCTGTATTCCCTGGCCCTGTCCCAATCCCACAAGGCCACCTTTGCTATCCTGAAATCTATCCGGGAGAAAGTGCTGGAGAAACTGCCGAAGATGCCTCTGGGTACGATTCTGGACACCTCCAGCGGCCAGATGAAACAGGTCATCGTGGACCAGGTGGAGAGCATGGAGCGGCCTCTGGCCCATCTTCTGCCGGAGATGACCGCCAATGTGCTGGGGCCGGTGTGCATCCTGATTTATCTGTTCGTCTTGGACTGGCGGATGGCCCTTTTGAGCCTGGTGTCCATCCCGGTGGGCATGGCTTTCATGATGGCGGTGATGGCCGGCTACGGAAAGCAGTACGAGAGCTCGGTCAAAACCACCCAAGCCATGAACAGCGCCATTGTGGAGTACATCGGCGGCATTGAGGTCATCAAGGCGTTTAACCAGGGCAAGCAGTCCTATGCCCGCTTCTCTGACAGCGTAAAGGCCAACGCCTCCTACTTCTACCACTGGATGAAGAGCTGCCAGATGCCGGTCTCTTTGGCCCGTGCCATCTCGCCCACCACCATGATCACCATTCTGCCGGTGGGCTGGCTCCTCTATACCGGAGGGAGCTTGCCCATCGAGACCTTTATCACCACCATCGTCCTGTCCCTGGGCATTGCCGGGCCCCTGCTGGCCGCCATGGACTTTGTGGACAGTCTCGCTAAGGTGGGCACCATCGTGGGCTCGGTGGATGCCATTTTGAACGGAGCGGAGCAGGACCACGGGGAAACGCCGGCGGAGTTCCAGGGCCGGGATATTCAGCTCTCCCATGTGTCTTTCGGCTACCATGCAGACAAGGAGGTGCTCCACGATGTATCTCTCACCATCCCCGCCGGGACCATGACCGCCTTTGTAGGGCCCTCCGGCTCCGGCAAGTCCACCATCGCCAAGCTGATCGCCGGCTTCTGGGATGTGACCTCCGGCTCCATTACTCTGGGCGGGCAGGATCTGAGGCATATCCCGTTAAAGCAGCTCTACGACCAGGTGGCCTTTGTATCCCAGGACAACTACCTCTTTGACGAGAGCATACGGGAGAATATCCGCATGGGCCGCCCAGCGGCCACCGACGCCGAGGTGGAGGCCGTGGCAAAGGCCGCCGGGTGTGACGCCTTTATCCGCAGTCTGGAACACGGCTATGGCACGGTGGTGGGCGGAGGCGGCGCCCACCTGTCCGGCGGTGAGCGTCAGCGCATCGCCATCGCCCGGGCCATGCTCAAGGACGCGCCTATTGTGGTGCTGGACGAGGCGACCGCCTACATAGACCCCGAGAACGAGGCCGTAGTCCAGCAGGCCGTGGGCAGGCTGGTAGCGGGAAAGACCGTGCTGGTCATCGCCCACCGCCTCAGCACCATCACCGGCGCGGATCAGATCGTGGTAGTCAATGGCGGCCGCATCCAGGATGTGGGCACCCACGGGGAACTTTTGAAAAACTGCCCGCTGTATCAGGAGATGTGGCGGGCGCATATGGGCGCAAAGGAGGGAGAGCAGGCATGA
- a CDS encoding TetR/AcrR family transcriptional regulator has translation MAKQKAGVYDKVLECAKEEFLSKGFLDASLRTIAQAADTSTGSIYTRFGDKEGLFRAIAEPVVDQFKSMFRRVQEDFHQLSEEEQRADMGQYTARHQEEMLDYIYDHFDVFRLLLDGAHGTRFSCFLDELVDIEVEYTYKYMEVIGCESVKSGLVTEEFIHIIVTAYFNGMFEVVRHNMDRAAAHRYVKMLNRYHMAGFSTVFDPQS, from the coding sequence GTGGCAAAACAAAAGGCGGGCGTCTATGACAAGGTGCTGGAGTGCGCCAAGGAGGAGTTTTTGTCCAAGGGGTTTCTGGACGCTTCTCTGCGCACCATAGCTCAGGCGGCAGATACCAGCACCGGCTCTATCTATACCCGCTTCGGGGATAAGGAGGGGCTGTTCCGGGCCATCGCAGAGCCGGTGGTGGATCAGTTCAAGTCCATGTTCCGCAGGGTACAGGAGGATTTTCACCAGCTCAGCGAGGAGGAACAGCGTGCGGATATGGGACAGTACACCGCCCGCCATCAGGAGGAAATGCTGGACTACATCTACGACCACTTTGATGTTTTCCGTCTGCTGCTGGACGGGGCTCACGGCACCCGGTTTTCCTGCTTTCTGGACGAATTGGTGGACATAGAGGTAGAGTACACCTACAAGTACATGGAGGTCATCGGCTGCGAGAGCGTCAAGTCCGGCCTGGTGACGGAGGAGTTTATCCACATCATCGTCACCGCCTACTTCAACGGCATGTTTGAGGTGGTGCGGCATAACATGGACCGCGCCGCCGCCCACCGCTATGTCAAGATGCTCAACCGCTACCACATGGCGGGATTTTCCACCGTGTTCGATCCTCAGTCCTGA